Proteins from one Dysgonomonas sp. HDW5A genomic window:
- a CDS encoding LemA family protein — protein MKTVKFTFLIAILASVFLSSCSYNTMVEKQEATSSQWGQVQNAYQRRADLIPNLVATVKGYATHEEQTLTEVVNARAKATQITVNAEDLSEENLKKYQEAQGQLSAALGKLLMVQEQYPDLKANQNFLALQDELAGTENRIAVERNKYNEVVKDYNQYIRKFPQTIWAGWFGFTQKGYFEAEAGSQTAPTVQF, from the coding sequence ATGAAGACTGTAAAGTTTACTTTTCTGATTGCAATTTTAGCAAGTGTATTTTTATCTAGCTGTTCGTATAATACGATGGTCGAAAAGCAAGAAGCTACTTCCTCTCAATGGGGACAGGTGCAGAATGCTTATCAGCGTCGTGCTGATCTTATACCTAATTTGGTGGCTACCGTAAAAGGGTATGCTACACATGAAGAACAGACTTTGACAGAGGTTGTTAATGCAAGAGCCAAAGCAACACAGATAACAGTGAATGCAGAGGACTTGTCGGAAGAAAACCTTAAAAAGTATCAAGAGGCTCAAGGGCAATTAAGTGCTGCTTTGGGGAAATTATTAATGGTGCAGGAACAATATCCGGATCTAAAAGCGAATCAAAACTTTTTGGCATTGCAGGATGAATTGGCCGGTACAGAAAACCGGATTGCAGTAGAGCGCAATAAGTATAATGAGGTAGTAAAAGACTATAATCAGTATATACGAAAGTTTCCGCAAACAATATGGGCAGGGTGGTTTGGTTTTACCCAGAAAGGATATTTCGAGGCTGAGGCCGGAAGCCAGACAGCTCCCACAGTTCAGTTTTAG
- the dnaA gene encoding chromosomal replication initiator protein DnaA, with protein MNNNVNFLWNKCLNVIKDNVSEITYQTWFSPIVPHSFENSVFTIQVPSQFFYEYLEDKFVDLLRMTLHREVSPEAILNYRILVENTTNTHVDYRGDTKSLSVEKITPKQANRIPNPFQKTVSVDFDSQLNAKYTFDNFFEGVSNKLARTAGETIANNPGKTAFNPLFVHGTSGVGKTHLCHAIGTRILDMFPDKKVLYVSAHLFKVQYTDATRFNTVNDFINFYQGIDVLIIDDIQELVGLEKTQNTFFHIFNHLHQNNKQLILTSDKAPSELQGVEERLLTRFRWGLTTRLENPDFDLRTKILHDKILHDGLAIPADVVEFIADNVTENVRDLEGVIVSLMAYSVIYNKEVDLILAKRVIGQAIRKIEKKKVTIDSISEVVCKHFNIKTELLQTASRKREIVQARQVAMYLSKIYTELSLAQIGSVIGKKNHATVLHACKTVKDQLQVDKSFRDDLDEIEKVLKK; from the coding sequence ATGAATAATAATGTCAATTTTTTATGGAATAAATGTTTGAATGTTATCAAGGATAATGTTTCTGAGATAACTTATCAAACTTGGTTCTCTCCTATTGTGCCACATTCGTTTGAAAACAGTGTGTTTACAATACAGGTTCCAAGTCAATTTTTCTATGAATATTTGGAAGACAAATTCGTTGATCTACTCAGAATGACTTTACATCGTGAAGTTAGTCCTGAGGCTATTCTTAACTATCGTATACTTGTTGAGAATACAACCAATACGCATGTTGATTACAGGGGCGATACAAAATCTTTGAGTGTTGAAAAAATTACACCCAAACAAGCAAATCGAATCCCTAACCCTTTTCAAAAAACGGTATCTGTAGATTTCGATTCTCAGCTAAATGCTAAATATACGTTCGATAATTTTTTCGAAGGTGTTAGTAATAAATTAGCAAGAACGGCGGGAGAAACTATTGCAAACAATCCAGGAAAGACAGCATTCAATCCTTTGTTTGTGCATGGAACGTCAGGAGTTGGAAAAACTCACCTTTGTCATGCTATCGGAACACGTATTTTAGATATGTTTCCGGATAAGAAGGTATTGTATGTTTCTGCACACTTGTTTAAAGTGCAATATACGGATGCTACCCGTTTTAATACAGTAAATGATTTTATAAATTTCTATCAAGGTATAGATGTCCTTATCATAGATGATATTCAGGAGTTGGTAGGATTAGAGAAAACTCAAAATACGTTCTTCCATATTTTCAATCATCTACACCAAAACAATAAGCAGTTGATTCTTACTTCCGATAAAGCTCCCTCTGAATTACAAGGTGTTGAGGAACGTTTACTCACTCGTTTCAGATGGGGACTTACCACAAGATTAGAAAACCCTGATTTTGATTTAAGAACCAAAATTCTTCACGATAAGATTCTTCATGACGGGTTGGCGATTCCGGCTGATGTTGTAGAATTTATAGCCGATAATGTAACAGAGAATGTTCGTGACTTGGAAGGTGTTATTGTTTCACTAATGGCATATTCTGTAATCTATAATAAGGAAGTCGATTTGATTTTAGCTAAGCGCGTCATCGGTCAGGCTATCCGTAAGATCGAAAAGAAAAAGGTTACAATTGATAGTATTTCGGAGGTAGTCTGTAAGCATTTTAATATCAAAACCGAATTGTTGCAAACTGCATCCAGAAAGAGAGAGATCGTACAGGCTCGTCAAGTTGCCATGTATTTGTCAAAAATATATACCGAACTTTCGTTAGCTCAGATTGGGTCAGTAATCGGGAAGAAAAATCATGCTACAGTATTACATGCTTGTAAAACCGTAAAAGACCAGCTTCAGGTTGATAAATCCTTTAGAGATGATCTTGATGAGATAGAAAAAGTCTTAAAGAAATAA